A single Actinomadura algeriensis DNA region contains:
- the fadD1 gene encoding fatty-acid--CoA ligase FadD1: protein MSDTVQALLLRHAERDTPGLKYGDQVWSWRDHLGESAARAHVLRAVADPNRPVHVGVLMENGPEMAMAIAAGALGGHVTVGINTIRRGESLAADVRRADCQILLTDHPHLPLLGGLDLGGATVIDTDDVDWPKRVADAPRGTAGFPTVDAMDTFMLIFTSGTSGEPKAVRVANFMAVMSGATLADKFDLTPEDIVYSSMPMFHSNAVLAGYAVHAHAGAALAPAKFSASRFLSDLRHYGATYFNYVGKPLAYLLATPEQPDDRDNPLRVAFGNEASDRDIEEFARRFDCTVWDGFGSTETAVIITRTDDTPTGSIGQPFDGVAVYDRDTRTECPRAVFDDLGRVTNLDEAIGELVNTTGAGFFAGYYNDEQATSERLDGGMYWSGDLAYRDDAGFVYLAGRTDDWLRVDGENLAAAPIERVLLRNDAISQAAVYGVPDADAPGDQLMCALVLRDGATLTPVDLQEFLDAQPDLSPKAWPRFVRIATDLPSTATNKVLKRELRAQGTETTDTLFARSERGHVYRLEP, encoded by the coding sequence GTGTCTGACACCGTCCAGGCCCTCCTCCTCCGGCATGCCGAGCGGGACACGCCCGGCCTGAAGTACGGCGACCAGGTGTGGAGCTGGCGCGACCACCTCGGCGAGAGCGCCGCCCGTGCGCACGTGCTGCGCGCGGTGGCCGACCCGAACCGGCCCGTCCACGTCGGCGTGCTGATGGAGAACGGCCCCGAGATGGCGATGGCGATCGCGGCGGGCGCGCTCGGCGGGCACGTGACCGTCGGCATCAACACCATCCGGCGCGGCGAGAGTCTCGCGGCCGACGTACGCCGGGCCGACTGCCAGATCCTGCTGACCGATCATCCGCACCTGCCCCTGCTCGGCGGGCTCGACCTCGGTGGGGCGACGGTGATCGACACCGACGACGTCGACTGGCCCAAGCGGGTGGCCGACGCACCGCGTGGAACCGCCGGGTTCCCGACGGTCGACGCGATGGACACCTTCATGCTGATCTTCACCTCCGGCACCAGCGGGGAGCCGAAGGCCGTGCGGGTCGCCAACTTCATGGCGGTGATGTCGGGGGCGACGCTCGCCGACAAGTTCGACCTGACGCCCGAGGACATCGTCTATTCCTCGATGCCCATGTTCCACAGCAACGCCGTCCTCGCCGGATACGCCGTGCACGCCCACGCAGGTGCCGCTCTGGCGCCGGCCAAGTTCAGCGCGAGCCGGTTCCTCAGCGACCTGCGCCACTATGGTGCGACCTACTTCAACTACGTCGGCAAGCCGCTCGCCTACCTGCTCGCGACGCCGGAACAGCCCGACGACCGGGACAACCCGTTACGTGTCGCGTTCGGCAACGAGGCGAGCGACCGCGACATCGAGGAGTTCGCCCGTCGCTTCGACTGCACCGTGTGGGACGGCTTCGGCTCCACCGAGACCGCGGTCATCATCACCCGCACCGACGACACGCCGACCGGCTCCATCGGGCAGCCGTTCGACGGCGTCGCCGTCTACGACCGCGACACCCGCACCGAATGCCCGCGCGCCGTCTTCGACGACCTGGGCCGGGTGACCAACCTGGACGAGGCGATCGGCGAGCTGGTCAACACCACCGGGGCCGGGTTCTTCGCCGGCTACTACAACGACGAACAGGCGACCTCCGAGCGGCTCGACGGAGGCATGTACTGGTCCGGCGATCTCGCCTATCGGGACGACGCAGGCTTCGTGTACCTGGCGGGTCGCACCGACGACTGGCTGCGCGTCGACGGCGAGAACCTCGCGGCGGCACCGATCGAGCGTGTGCTGCTGCGCAACGACGCGATCAGCCAGGCCGCGGTGTACGGCGTACCGGACGCCGACGCCCCGGGCGACCAGCTCATGTGCGCGCTGGTGCTGCGCGACGGCGCGACCCTCACGCCCGTCGATCTCCAGGAGTTCCTGGACGCCCAGCCGGACCTGTCACCGAAGGCATGGCCGAGGTTCGTCCGGATCGCCACCGACCTGCCGAGTACGGCGACGAACAAGGTTCTCAAGCGCGAGCTCCGGGCTCAGGGCACCGAGACTACGGACACGCTATTCGCGCGCAGCGAGCGGGGCCACGTCTACCGCCTTGAGCCCTAG
- a CDS encoding SDR family NAD(P)-dependent oxidoreductase: MSEQRTVVVVGGGSGLGAATAALLRSQGDLVVVADLPGTAVDVEVDVTDEGGVEALFEGVVAEHGRFHGVVNCAGTSTLSRVVDHDAAEWRRIVDVCLTGAFLVLKHAGRRVADGGALVSLTSLNARQPGTGLAAYCAAKGGLVALTEVAALELAPRRVRVNAVAPGLVVTPLTAPAMDIPGVRDEYVANTPLGRPGSPEEIAASVRYLLSDDAAWVTGETLDINGGAHLMRYPDLAGLVEKAFA; encoded by the coding sequence ATGAGCGAACAGCGCACGGTCGTGGTGGTCGGGGGCGGGTCCGGTCTCGGAGCGGCGACGGCCGCGTTGCTGCGGTCGCAGGGCGACCTCGTGGTGGTCGCCGACCTCCCCGGCACGGCCGTCGACGTCGAGGTCGACGTGACGGACGAGGGAGGAGTGGAGGCGCTCTTCGAGGGCGTCGTCGCCGAGCACGGGCGCTTCCACGGCGTGGTCAACTGCGCCGGCACGAGCACGCTCTCGCGGGTCGTCGACCACGACGCCGCGGAGTGGCGCCGGATCGTCGACGTCTGCCTCACCGGCGCGTTCCTCGTGCTCAAGCACGCCGGGCGGCGGGTCGCCGACGGAGGCGCACTGGTGTCGCTGACCTCCCTCAACGCGCGCCAGCCCGGCACCGGCCTGGCCGCCTACTGCGCCGCGAAGGGCGGCCTCGTGGCGCTCACGGAGGTCGCTGCGCTCGAGCTCGCGCCGCGCCGTGTGCGCGTCAACGCAGTGGCGCCCGGACTGGTCGTCACGCCGCTGACGGCGCCGGCGATGGACATACCCGGGGTCAGGGACGAGTACGTCGCCAACACGCCGCTCGGCAGACCGGGAAGCCCGGAGGAGATCGCCGCATCCGTGCGCTACCTGCTGTCGGACGACGCGGCGTGGGTCACCGGCGAGACCCTCGACATCAACGGCGGTGCCCACCTGATGCGCTACCCGGATCTCGCCGGACTCGTGGAGAAGGCGTTCGCATGA
- a CDS encoding alpha/beta fold hydrolase has product MTTFDFTSAGVRCAATHHAGADGAPVVVLGHGLAGTQDSGLRPFAEAFAAAGFHAVTFDYRGFGASDAGGGGPRQCVSVADQIADWHAAVEAAKRLPCVDAGRVVLWGISLAGGHVVSVAAARDDVAAVVSAVPLVDGLAAARLAAKHHRPARLLASTGRGIASAVRRKAGRAPTMMPVVARPGELGALTLPGAYEDYLALADPTWRNEIAADVVMELGGRTPAKDAKSLRVPWLVQICDFDRSAPPYAAAKAAFAGRAEVRHYPGDHFDLFAGKPFHEAATHHVVTFLSRHLAVPSAASSPTATASEPSRV; this is encoded by the coding sequence ATGACCACCTTCGACTTCACCTCGGCAGGTGTGCGCTGCGCCGCCACGCACCACGCCGGCGCGGACGGTGCGCCCGTCGTGGTGCTCGGCCACGGTCTCGCCGGCACCCAGGACTCCGGCCTCCGGCCGTTCGCCGAGGCGTTCGCGGCGGCGGGCTTCCACGCCGTCACCTTCGACTACCGCGGCTTCGGCGCGAGCGACGCCGGCGGCGGTGGTCCGCGCCAGTGCGTGTCCGTCGCCGACCAGATCGCCGACTGGCACGCCGCCGTCGAGGCGGCGAAGCGCCTTCCGTGCGTCGACGCCGGACGGGTCGTGCTCTGGGGCATCTCACTCGCGGGCGGCCACGTCGTCTCCGTCGCCGCCGCGCGTGACGACGTGGCGGCGGTCGTCTCCGCGGTGCCGCTCGTCGACGGGCTCGCCGCCGCGCGGCTCGCCGCGAAGCACCATCGTCCCGCCCGGCTGCTCGCCTCCACCGGACGCGGCATCGCTTCGGCCGTACGACGCAAGGCCGGCCGCGCGCCGACGATGATGCCGGTCGTGGCTCGTCCCGGGGAGCTCGGCGCGCTGACCCTGCCCGGCGCCTACGAGGACTACCTCGCGCTCGCGGACCCGACCTGGCGCAACGAGATCGCCGCCGACGTCGTCATGGAGCTCGGCGGCCGGACGCCCGCCAAGGACGCGAAGTCGCTGCGGGTCCCGTGGCTGGTGCAGATCTGCGACTTCGACAGGAGCGCGCCGCCGTACGCCGCGGCGAAGGCGGCCTTCGCCGGTCGCGCCGAGGTCCGGCACTACCCCGGCGACCACTTCGACCTCTTCGCCGGCAAGCCCTTCCACGAGGCCGCCACCCACCACGTCGTGACGTTCCTGAGCCGCCACCTGGCCGTTCCCTCCGCCGCCTCCTCGCCCACCGCGACCGCATCGGAGCCGTCCCGTGTCTGA
- a CDS encoding SDR family NAD(P)-dependent oxidoreductase → MSLARRSAIVTGGGSGIGASLTAALVGAGADVVCTDLDLGAAEKTVARLAGPGSARAAAVDVTRAAQVQQVVDEVVEAHGRIDLMFNNAGITYFGDTEDLTLDQWNSIIDVNIRGVVHGVHAAYPQMVRRRGGHIVNTASMGGLMAAGLMTSYVATKHAVVGLSLALRTEAAAHGVGVTVVCPAAVDTPILDKNEIGPYRGRDFYLDGQGIKRPLDADMLARRVLAAVEANEAMVVEPRRARLAWRVGRLSPTFVNRTTTRFIARQRAQARKKSA, encoded by the coding sequence ATGAGCCTCGCGAGGAGATCCGCGATCGTCACAGGCGGCGGCTCGGGCATCGGAGCCTCGCTCACCGCGGCGCTCGTCGGTGCAGGCGCCGACGTGGTGTGCACGGACCTCGACCTGGGCGCCGCGGAGAAGACCGTCGCCCGCCTCGCCGGGCCGGGATCGGCACGTGCGGCGGCCGTCGACGTGACGCGGGCGGCCCAGGTGCAGCAGGTCGTCGACGAGGTCGTGGAGGCGCACGGACGGATCGACCTGATGTTCAACAACGCGGGCATCACCTATTTCGGCGACACGGAGGACCTGACGCTGGACCAGTGGAACTCGATCATCGACGTCAACATCCGTGGCGTTGTGCACGGTGTGCACGCGGCCTATCCGCAGATGGTCCGCCGACGCGGCGGGCACATCGTCAACACGGCCTCGATGGGCGGTCTCATGGCCGCGGGCCTGATGACGTCGTACGTCGCCACCAAGCATGCCGTCGTCGGGCTGTCCCTCGCCCTGCGGACCGAGGCCGCCGCGCACGGCGTCGGCGTCACCGTTGTCTGCCCCGCGGCCGTGGACACCCCGATCCTCGACAAGAACGAGATCGGCCCGTACCGCGGTCGCGACTTCTACCTCGACGGGCAGGGGATCAAGCGCCCGCTCGATGCGGACATGCTCGCCCGGCGCGTCTTGGCGGCCGTCGAGGCGAACGAGGCAATGGTCGTGGAGCCGCGCCGTGCGCGGCTCGCGTGGCGCGTCGGCCGGCTCTCGCCGACGTTCGTCAACAGGACGACCACGCGGTTCATCGCCAGACAGCGCGCCCAGGCGCGGAAGAAATCGGCATGA
- a CDS encoding flavin-containing monooxygenase has product MSGPTVAVIGAGISGLTMSKMLEDYGLEYATFESSDRVGGNWAFGNPNGHSSAYRSLHIDTSKHQLSFKDFPMPEEYPDFPHHTQIKDYLDGYADAFGIRRRIEFENGVVHAERHPDGGWLLETERTGARRFDVLLVANGHHWDPRFADKPGEFTGLTMHSHAYIDPRTPYDLTGKRILVIGLGNSAADIAVELSSKTLDNEVVISTRSSAWIVPKYFAGTPADKYYKTSPHIPFAWQRKFMQVMQPLTAGRPTDYGLPEPNHKFFEAHPTQSVELPLRLGSGDLRAKGDIERWDGPTVRFADGTAEDLDVVIHATGYNITFPFFDPDVISAPENHIRLYKRIFKPGMDDVAFIGFAQATPTLFPFVECQTRLVAAWLVGRYAPPPVAEMERVIDEDQQKYTAHMVQRPRHTQQLDYFLYEHDLRVREIPAGMKRAERQQARRPVRARG; this is encoded by the coding sequence ATGAGTGGTCCGACGGTCGCCGTGATCGGTGCCGGCATCAGTGGGCTGACGATGAGCAAGATGCTGGAGGACTACGGGCTGGAGTACGCCACGTTCGAGTCCTCGGACCGCGTCGGCGGCAACTGGGCCTTCGGCAACCCCAACGGGCACAGCAGCGCCTACCGCTCGCTGCACATCGACACCTCGAAGCACCAGCTGTCCTTCAAGGACTTCCCGATGCCCGAGGAGTATCCCGACTTCCCGCACCACACCCAGATCAAGGACTACCTCGACGGCTACGCCGACGCGTTCGGCATCCGGCGCCGGATCGAGTTCGAGAACGGCGTCGTGCACGCCGAGCGGCACCCCGACGGCGGCTGGCTGCTGGAGACCGAACGCACCGGCGCACGCCGCTTCGACGTGCTGCTGGTGGCCAACGGCCACCACTGGGATCCGCGCTTCGCCGACAAGCCGGGAGAGTTCACCGGCCTGACGATGCACTCGCACGCCTACATCGACCCGCGGACGCCGTACGACCTGACGGGTAAGCGGATCCTCGTCATCGGGCTGGGCAACAGCGCCGCCGACATCGCGGTCGAGCTCTCCAGCAAGACACTCGACAACGAGGTCGTCATCTCGACGCGGTCCAGTGCGTGGATCGTGCCGAAGTACTTCGCCGGAACGCCGGCCGACAAGTACTACAAGACCTCCCCGCACATCCCGTTCGCGTGGCAGCGCAAGTTCATGCAGGTGATGCAGCCGCTGACCGCCGGCCGCCCGACCGACTACGGCCTGCCCGAGCCCAACCACAAGTTCTTCGAGGCGCACCCGACGCAGTCGGTCGAGCTGCCGCTGCGGCTCGGCTCCGGCGACCTGCGGGCCAAGGGCGACATCGAGCGCTGGGACGGTCCTACCGTGCGCTTCGCCGACGGCACCGCCGAAGACCTCGACGTCGTCATCCACGCCACCGGCTACAACATCACCTTCCCGTTCTTCGACCCCGACGTCATCAGCGCCCCCGAGAACCACATCCGCCTCTACAAGCGGATCTTCAAGCCGGGCATGGACGACGTCGCGTTCATCGGGTTCGCCCAGGCGACGCCGACACTGTTCCCGTTCGTCGAGTGCCAGACCCGGCTGGTCGCGGCCTGGCTCGTCGGCCGCTACGCGCCGCCGCCGGTCGCCGAGATGGAGCGGGTGATCGACGAGGACCAGCAGAAGTACACCGCCCACATGGTGCAGCGGCCGCGGCACACCCAGCAGCTCGACTACTTCCTCTACGAGCACGACCTGCGCGTCCGCGAGATCCCCGCGGGCATGAAGCGAGCCGAGCGGCAGCAGGCGCGGCGGCCCGTGCGGGCGCGCGGGTGA
- a CDS encoding TetR/AcrR family transcriptional regulator, whose protein sequence is MSEERAWARLVDRRSVNRGDQRRSALLQALDDLLREQTLDQVNVAEISRRAGVTRSAFYFYFESKATAVLALMADLYDAASDATDLLVKAEGDPGERIRQVLDSLFDSVDASPHTYRALLEARAASPQVREGWDAGRAEFAGMVAEMIERERAVGHATDGPDAAGLAAVLLDLNDHALERHALGGEPPREQHVDALTHVWMTSIYGGIA, encoded by the coding sequence GTGAGCGAGGAGCGCGCCTGGGCGCGGCTGGTCGACCGCCGCAGTGTCAACCGCGGCGACCAGCGCCGCTCGGCCCTGCTCCAGGCCCTCGACGACCTGCTGCGCGAGCAGACCCTCGACCAGGTCAACGTCGCGGAGATCTCGCGGCGGGCCGGCGTCACCCGCTCGGCGTTCTACTTCTACTTCGAGAGCAAGGCCACCGCGGTGCTCGCCCTGATGGCCGACCTGTACGACGCCGCGTCGGACGCGACCGACCTGCTGGTCAAGGCGGAGGGTGATCCCGGCGAGCGGATCCGGCAGGTCCTCGACTCGCTGTTCGACTCCGTCGACGCCTCGCCGCACACCTACCGCGCCCTGCTCGAAGCGAGGGCCGCGAGCCCGCAGGTCCGGGAGGGCTGGGACGCGGGCCGCGCCGAGTTCGCGGGCATGGTCGCGGAGATGATCGAGCGGGAGCGGGCTGTCGGGCACGCGACCGACGGCCCGGACGCGGCGGGCCTGGCCGCCGTCCTCCTCGACCTGAACGACCACGCCCTCGAGCGTCATGCGCTCGGCGGTGAGCCGCCGCGCGAGCAGCACGTCGACGCGCTCACGCACGTCTGGATGACCAGCATCTACGGAGGCATCGCATGA